One window of the Periophthalmus magnuspinnatus isolate fPerMag1 chromosome 17, fPerMag1.2.pri, whole genome shotgun sequence genome contains the following:
- the LOC129456995 gene encoding piggyBac transposable element-derived protein 2-like → MEELDEAPVSPPCTKKKKMAEKEEKESRRIWEHVNIDEFQVPDSDYWHPASRFNLIEDEELMKRGCGALHYKSTEGVLAVKWYDNKCVTLLSNASGIKPLTSVQQWSEDAKANTAVQCPSLIAAYNQHMGGIDLSDMLVHLYKTPAKSRRWYFPLFGYALDLCISNSWLVYKRDCDLLKEKTMPLKRFRLAVAHNLKQANKPAPRVGQPSSASSPQMSCEKKRLPPRPPRPQPDVRYDNYGHWPLHTDNLGWCSLCPKGVSCA, encoded by the coding sequence atggaAGAGCTGGATGAGGCCCCTGTGTCACCCCCAtgcacaaagaagaaaaaaatggcagaaaaggaagaaaaagaatCCAGAAGAATCTGGGAGCATGTAAATATTGATGAATTCCAGGTTCCTGATTCAGATTACTGGCACCCTGCATCACGTTTTAACCTGATAGAAGATGAAGAGCTGATGAAGAGAGGATGTGGGGCTCTTCATTACAAGTCCACTGAAGGTGTACTTGCAGTCAAATGGTACGATAACAAATGTGTCACTCTCCTCAGCAATGCCTCTGGGATCAAGCCTCTAACAAGTGTCCAACAGTGGAGCGAAGATGCAAAAGCGAATACTGCTGTCCAATGCCCATCACTCATTGCTGCCTATAATCAGCATATGGGTGGCATTGATCTTTCCGACATGCTGGTTCATCTGTACAAGACCCCAGCTAAATCACGACGCTGGTACTTCCCCCTGTTTGGATACGCCCTTGACCTGTGCATTTCCAATTCTTGGCTTGTCTACAAGAGAGACTGTGACCTACTGAAGGAAAAAACAATGCCTCTCAAAAGGTTTCGCCTGGCTGTGGCCCACAATTTGAAACAAGCCAACAAGCCAGCACCTAGAGTTGGTCAGCCATCATCTGCTAGTTCACCACAAATGTCCTGTGAGAAGAAGCGCCTCCCCCCAAGACCCCCACGGCCACAACCAGACGTACGCTACGACAACTATGGACATTGGCCACTTCACACTGACAACCTGGGATGGTGCAGCCTCTGCCCAAAGGGTGTGTCCTGTGCTTGA